Proteins found in one Nerophis ophidion isolate RoL-2023_Sa linkage group LG21, RoL_Noph_v1.0, whole genome shotgun sequence genomic segment:
- the LOC133539918 gene encoding zinc finger protein OZF-like isoform X1 has product MNGRQEEGPLQQRGGSSLKQDEPQPPHVKEEEEEVWISQEGECLLGQEEADLTKFPLTVVSVKTEDHEDKPPESSQHHHSPNVCEKYLLPEQQEWIFRMEQEEPPPSHFKEEDEVSQTPPVKKEEEDPLTLHFKEEEGEHRISQEGEHLEWLEEFPVSGVIVKTEDDKVKNESEEKRVVESPSSSSNQHMTTEADGDHCGGSQADKLLTPLSDSKDTTSHSPDTEDEDSKADKTCHTDNTRLKCSYCDKTYKYHCRLKIHTRIHTGEKPFSCSECGKGFITGQYLKVHMKIHIGEKPFSCSVCGKGFTQRHGLKSHTRIHTGEKPFSCTSCGKDFVQNQHLKVHMRIHTGEKPYSCSSCTKSFCDQSRLVVHMRTHTGKMVYSCSVCDERFSYKYECKKHNCVGENSSSK; this is encoded by the exons ATGAACGGTCGTCAAGAAGAAGGTCCTCTTCAGCAGAGAGGGGGCTCCTCTTTGAAGCAAGATGAGCCACAGCCCCCCCATGttaaggaggaagaagaggaagtgtggatcagtcaagaaggagagtgtcttctagggcaggaggaggctgatcttaccaagtttccactgactgttgtgtctgtgaagactgaagaccatgaagacaaaccaccagAGTCTTCACAGcatcatcacagtccaa acgtctgtgaaaaatATCTTCTCCCTGAGCAACAGGAGTGGATCTTTAGGATGGAGCAGGAGGAGCCCCCACCCtcccactttaaagaggaagacgaaGTGTCACAGACTCCTCCCGTTAAAAAAGAAGAGGAGGACCCCCTGACCCtccactttaaagaggaagagggagAACACAgaatcagtcaggagggagagcatcttgaatgGTTGGAGGAATTCCCAGTCTCTGGTGTGATTGTAAAGACTGAAGATGATAAGGTCAAAAATGAAAGTGAGGAAAAGAGAGTGGTGGAgtctccaagcagcagctcaaatcaacacatgacaacagaagctgatggagaccactgtggaggatcacaagcagacaagctcttaactccactatcagatagtaaggacacaacgtcacactctcctgacactgaggatgaagactctaaagctgataaaacatgtcacactgacaacacacgtTTGAAATGTTCTTACTGTGACAAAACTTacaaataccattgtcgtctgaaaatacacacaagaatacacaccggagaaaaacctttttcctgctcagaatgtggtaaaggctTTATAACCggtcaatatttgaaagtacacatgaaaatacacattggagaaaaacctttctcttgttcagtctgtggtaaaggttttacacaaaggcATGGTTTGAAAAGCCACacaagaatacacactggagaaaaacctttttcctgtacaagctgcggtaaagattttgtaCAAAATCAgcatttaaaagtacacatgagaatacacacgggTGAAAAACCATATTCCTGTTCAAGCTGTACCAAAAGTTTTTGTGACCAATCCAGACTtgtagtacacatgagaacacacactggtaagATGGTGTACAGTTGCAGTGTGTGCGACGAAAGATTCTCTTACAAATACGAGTGTAAGAAACACAATTGTgttggtgagaacagcagcagcaaatga
- the LOC133539918 gene encoding gastrula zinc finger protein XlCGF8.2DB-like isoform X2, which produces MKTNHQSLHSIITVQEWIFRMEQEEPPPSHFKEEDEVSQTPPVKKEEEDPLTLHFKEEEGEHRISQEGEHLEWLEEFPVSGVIVKTEDDKVKNESEEKRVVESPSSSSNQHMTTEADGDHCGGSQADKLLTPLSDSKDTTSHSPDTEDEDSKADKTCHTDNTRLKCSYCDKTYKYHCRLKIHTRIHTGEKPFSCSECGKGFITGQYLKVHMKIHIGEKPFSCSVCGKGFTQRHGLKSHTRIHTGEKPFSCTSCGKDFVQNQHLKVHMRIHTGEKPYSCSSCTKSFCDQSRLVVHMRTHTGKMVYSCSVCDERFSYKYECKKHNCVGENSSSK; this is translated from the exons atgaagacaaaccaccagAGTCTTCACAGcatcatcacagtccaa GAGTGGATCTTTAGGATGGAGCAGGAGGAGCCCCCACCCtcccactttaaagaggaagacgaaGTGTCACAGACTCCTCCCGTTAAAAAAGAAGAGGAGGACCCCCTGACCCtccactttaaagaggaagagggagAACACAgaatcagtcaggagggagagcatcttgaatgGTTGGAGGAATTCCCAGTCTCTGGTGTGATTGTAAAGACTGAAGATGATAAGGTCAAAAATGAAAGTGAGGAAAAGAGAGTGGTGGAgtctccaagcagcagctcaaatcaacacatgacaacagaagctgatggagaccactgtggaggatcacaagcagacaagctcttaactccactatcagatagtaaggacacaacgtcacactctcctgacactgaggatgaagactctaaagctgataaaacatgtcacactgacaacacacgtTTGAAATGTTCTTACTGTGACAAAACTTacaaataccattgtcgtctgaaaatacacacaagaatacacaccggagaaaaacctttttcctgctcagaatgtggtaaaggctTTATAACCggtcaatatttgaaagtacacatgaaaatacacattggagaaaaacctttctcttgttcagtctgtggtaaaggttttacacaaaggcATGGTTTGAAAAGCCACacaagaatacacactggagaaaaacctttttcctgtacaagctgcggtaaagattttgtaCAAAATCAgcatttaaaagtacacatgagaatacacacgggTGAAAAACCATATTCCTGTTCAAGCTGTACCAAAAGTTTTTGTGACCAATCCAGACTtgtagtacacatgagaacacacactggtaagATGGTGTACAGTTGCAGTGTGTGCGACGAAAGATTCTCTTACAAATACGAGTGTAAGAAACACAATTGTgttggtgagaacagcagcagcaaatga